The proteins below are encoded in one region of Chelonia mydas isolate rCheMyd1 chromosome 11, rCheMyd1.pri.v2, whole genome shotgun sequence:
- the TMEM169 gene encoding transmembrane protein 169, with translation MPDETLQNSSGMEEAVQRENKAGTRSPHRGSLRRAVATAVTFDGEATMDRRKKKKKESRPESIIVYRSENENKVEEEQADEEGKERSSEEGSKFLGNSMADGAWSMPLDSRYVTLTGTITRGKKKGQMVDIHVTLTDKELQELAKSKEPPKDETPEGKKTCDVGLDRGPHVLLWSIICLPVIFVVSFVVSFYYGTITWYNIFLVYNEERTFWHKITFCPLLIIFYPVIIMVMSFFLGLYTAVTQIAWSFGGWWHAVSDMEKGFCGWLCSKLGLEDCSPYSIVELLDSDNISGSLSGKGSAQGVETSTV, from the exons ATGCCTGATGAGACGCTTCAAAACAGCAGCGGGATGGAGGAAGCAGTGCAGAGGGAGAACAAGGCTGGAACACGCAGCCCACACCGAGGCTCCCTGCGGAGAGCTGTGGCTACGGCAGTGACCTTTGATGGAGAAGCCACTatggacagaaggaaaaagaaaaagaaagagtcCCGTCCAGAGTCTATTATAGTTTATCGGTCGGAGAATGAAAATAAGGTGGAAGAAGAGCAGGCGGatgaggaaggaaaggagagaagtTCAGAAGAAGGCTCTAAGTTCTTGGGAAATTCCATGGCAGATG GTGCCTGGAGCATGCCCTTAGACAGCCGATATGTTACTTTAACTGGAACTATCACAAGAGGGAAGAAGAAGGGCCAGATGGTGGACATCCATGTTACGCTAACCGACAAAGAGCTACAGGAGCTGGCTAAGTCAAAGGAGCCTCCAAAAGATGAGACACCAGAAGGGAAGAAGACTTGCGATGTTGGATTGGACAGGGGCCCCCATGTCCTGCTCTGGAGCATCATCTGCCTTCCTGTCATCTTTGTAGTGTCCTTTGTGGTTTCCTTTTACTACGGGACCATCACTTGGTACAACATCTTCTTGGTGTACAACGAAGAGAGGACCTTCTGGCACAAGATCACCTTCTGCCCCTTACTGATTATCTTCTATCCTGTCATAATCATGGTCATGTCTTTCTTCCTAGGCTTGTATACGGCAGTTACTCAGATTGCGTGGTCCTTCGGTGGCTGGTGGCATGCTGTGAGTGATATGGAGAAGGGATTCTGTGGCTGGTTGTGTAGCAAGCTGGGCCTAGAAGACTGTTCTCCATATAGCATTGTTGAGCTGCTAGATTCTGACAATATCTCAGGTAGTCTGTCTGGCAAAGGCTCTGCACAGGGTGTTGAGACTTCAACAGTTTGA